Proteins from one Clostridium cellulovorans 743B genomic window:
- a CDS encoding methyl-accepting chemotaxis protein: protein MKKISSSIIAAIIICVILSSISVGTISIFIGYRSVKGEAVDKLQATAMQYANKMNNNFTEAEGAVNGLASYIEASFDMSKIQDKGYDNDFNKALTEQLRILEKNNENILGIYAYMEPSYTKSIIGNWFSDGKLITLKLDEEYKLYSDHAESWDFYYEAVENNKPAWIDPYYDEDLKFDVVSYLYPVYVDNKLWGVVGMDISFDDFSELVNEMKLYDSGYAFLLNQNQNFIVHPEYSNEETLETVGYDKLITKLEESNDGFTQMNIDGKEEYVGYSVLENGYVFCTTVPSVEILKSIKTMIIISVLAIAISISIAFIVAVVLGKRISMPISKVAMDLELAGDGDFTGRESLAYIRNHDETGILSKALDKMQKSMEAMIDRISNESSEVSDITRELKSVMDSLIAEVLNISDITERISAGMEETAATATTIDSASNRMIDQINLMNEKNDHGIKIVEEISKHATSLRESAVKEAQIVNDICISAEAKLSNAINDSKEVSKIKELSENILAIAEQTNLLSLNASIEAARAGEMGKGFAVVANEIKKLADDSQKLASEIQSITNGVTNSVGNLCESAEEVLDFVNNNVKESYEMLINTSEQYNNDANVVYDMLSDFNRVSYTIFEEINELLRAFNDISVAANEGAVGTSDISTRVQEVSYNTKIIEEQFKKLIEVSEKLNSIMHMFKVV, encoded by the coding sequence ATGAAAAAAATATCATCTTCAATAATTGCTGCAATAATAATTTGTGTAATTTTATCTTCAATTTCTGTGGGGACTATAAGTATTTTTATAGGGTATAGAAGTGTTAAAGGGGAAGCTGTCGATAAGTTGCAGGCAACAGCTATGCAGTATGCAAACAAAATGAATAACAATTTTACCGAGGCAGAGGGGGCTGTTAATGGACTTGCAAGTTATATTGAAGCTTCCTTTGATATGAGTAAAATACAAGATAAAGGTTATGATAATGATTTTAATAAAGCTCTCACAGAACAGTTAAGAATATTAGAAAAAAATAATGAGAATATTCTCGGTATATATGCATATATGGAACCATCATACACAAAGTCTATAATTGGTAATTGGTTTAGCGATGGGAAGTTAATAACTTTAAAGCTAGATGAAGAATATAAATTATATTCAGACCATGCTGAAAGTTGGGATTTTTATTATGAAGCAGTTGAGAATAATAAGCCTGCGTGGATAGATCCTTATTATGATGAAGATTTAAAATTTGATGTGGTATCTTATTTATACCCTGTTTATGTAGATAATAAGTTATGGGGTGTTGTGGGAATGGATATTTCTTTTGATGATTTTTCTGAGTTAGTAAACGAAATGAAATTATATGACAGCGGATATGCATTCTTATTAAATCAAAATCAGAATTTTATAGTACATCCCGAGTATTCAAATGAGGAGACTTTAGAAACCGTAGGTTATGATAAACTAATTACGAAATTGGAAGAAAGTAATGACGGGTTTACTCAGATGAATATTGATGGAAAAGAAGAGTATGTAGGTTATTCAGTTTTGGAGAATGGGTATGTATTTTGTACTACGGTTCCTAGTGTTGAAATTTTGAAATCAATTAAAACCATGATAATTATATCTGTCCTAGCAATAGCAATAAGCATCTCTATAGCATTTATTGTAGCAGTAGTGTTAGGAAAAAGGATATCTATGCCAATTTCAAAGGTTGCTATGGATTTAGAATTGGCTGGTGATGGAGATTTCACAGGAAGAGAATCTTTAGCATATATAAGAAATCATGATGAGACAGGTATCCTATCTAAAGCTCTTGATAAAATGCAAAAGTCTATGGAGGCTATGATAGATAGAATATCTAATGAAAGCAGTGAAGTTTCTGATATTACTAGAGAACTAAAGAGTGTAATGGACAGTCTGATAGCAGAAGTTTTAAATATTTCTGATATAACAGAAAGAATATCAGCAGGAATGGAAGAAACAGCAGCTACAGCTACAACAATTGATAGTGCATCAAATAGAATGATAGATCAAATTAATCTTATGAATGAGAAGAATGATCACGGCATAAAGATTGTAGAGGAAATTAGTAAGCATGCAACATCATTAAGGGAATCAGCAGTTAAAGAAGCTCAGATTGTTAATGATATATGTATAAGTGCTGAGGCAAAACTTTCTAATGCGATAAATGATTCTAAAGAGGTTAGTAAGATTAAAGAGTTATCTGAAAATATATTGGCTATTGCAGAACAAACAAACTTGTTATCATTAAATGCTTCTATTGAAGCAGCTAGAGCTGGGGAAATGGGTAAAGGTTTTGCAGTAGTTGCAAATGAAATTAAAAAGTTAGCAGATGATTCTCAAAAATTAGCAAGTGAAATTCAAAGTATTACTAATGGAGTTACAAATTCAGTAGGTAATTTGTGTGAGAGTGCTGAGGAAGTGTTAGATTTTGTTAACAATAATGTTAAAGAAAGTTATGAGATGTTAATAAATACTAGTGAGCAATATAATAATGATGCTAATGTTGTTTACGACATGCTATCTGATTTTAATAGAGTTTCATATACAATTTTTGAAGAAATCAACGAACTTTTAAGGGCTTTCAATGATATTAGTGTTGCAGCAAATGAGGGAGCTGTAGGAACTTCAGATATTTCAACTCGAGTACAAGAGGTTTCTTATAACACTAAGATTATTGAAGAACAATTTAAAAAGCTAATAGAAGTATCAGAAAAGCTTAATAGTATAATGCATATGTTTAAGGTAGTATAA
- a CDS encoding MFS transporter encodes MKFHYKRTVFVGLAFLSICAFWQMYDSIIPLILKNTFGIGDTLSGLIMALDNILAIFLLPFFGALSDRCNAKIGRRTPFIVIGTLLSIVFMFLIPTADNIVSLPLFIIALGLVLLSMGIYRSPAVALMPDITPNQLRSKANAIINLMGAIGGILTLIIIKIFVKPISKPNYFYTFIAIALVMIISIVILLITIKERKIVSELEASNYGNPKDIQNKNALEENKIKEPMQPEVKRSLYFLLFSVFLWFMGYNAVSTAFTKYAQEAWSMDIGTAATYLLVATIVTILAYVPIGIISSKFGRKKLITFGIILVSISFFLGSLFKNYSPLLNIIFALIGIGWASINVNSYPMVVEISNLHDVGKYTGLYYTFSMSAQIITPILSGALLEYMGYRTLFPYATIFIILSFFTMLLVKHGDNKPQLPKDKLGFFSTED; translated from the coding sequence ATGAAATTTCACTACAAACGTACCGTTTTCGTAGGACTAGCGTTTCTGTCTATCTGCGCCTTTTGGCAAATGTATGACAGCATAATTCCTCTAATTTTAAAAAATACCTTTGGTATTGGTGATACCTTATCTGGATTAATTATGGCTCTTGATAATATTCTTGCTATATTTCTACTTCCTTTTTTCGGTGCACTTTCTGATAGATGCAATGCTAAAATCGGCAGAAGAACCCCATTTATAGTTATAGGTACTCTTCTTTCTATAGTATTCATGTTTCTTATTCCTACAGCAGATAATATAGTCTCTTTACCACTTTTTATTATAGCCCTAGGTCTAGTATTATTATCTATGGGGATTTATCGCTCACCAGCAGTGGCACTTATGCCTGATATAACGCCTAACCAACTTCGTTCAAAGGCTAATGCCATAATAAATCTTATGGGAGCCATTGGAGGAATATTAACATTAATCATAATAAAAATTTTTGTAAAACCTATAAGTAAACCCAATTATTTCTACACCTTTATAGCTATAGCACTAGTTATGATCATATCTATAGTTATACTGCTAATTACAATTAAGGAAAGAAAAATTGTCTCTGAACTCGAAGCTAGCAACTATGGTAATCCCAAAGATATACAAAATAAAAATGCATTAGAGGAGAATAAAATTAAGGAACCTATGCAACCTGAAGTAAAAAGAAGTCTATATTTCTTACTATTTTCAGTATTTCTCTGGTTTATGGGATATAATGCAGTATCTACAGCCTTTACCAAGTATGCACAAGAAGCATGGTCAATGGACATTGGGACTGCAGCAACTTATCTATTAGTTGCCACTATAGTTACAATATTAGCCTATGTACCTATTGGGATTATCTCCTCAAAGTTTGGTCGTAAAAAACTAATAACCTTTGGGATAATTTTAGTTTCCATTTCTTTTTTCTTAGGAAGTTTATTTAAAAATTATTCTCCATTGTTAAATATAATTTTTGCCCTCATAGGTATCGGTTGGGCATCTATAAATGTTAATTCTTATCCTATGGTAGTTGAAATAAGTAACCTCCATGATGTAGGAAAATATACAGGCCTTTATTATACCTTTTCAATGTCAGCCCAAATAATAACACCAATTTTATCTGGTGCCTTATTGGAATATATGGGGTATAGAACCTTATTTCCCTACGCTACAATATTTATTATCCTATCTTTTTTTACGATGCTTTTAGTTAAACATGGTGATAACAAACCTCAACTTCCTAAAGATAAGCTTGGATTTTTTAGTACGGAAGATTAG
- a CDS encoding ECF transporter S component, with protein sequence MEKSRTQKMILSALFIAMIFVATRINIKLPLGNGGLVHLGTAFLFIIAVNFGTRYGAISGALGMTIFDVLSGWAAWAPTTFVARLVMGYIVGKMNEKREKGNILIMLASFVISGVFMIAIYYIGNAITFGNWIAPIQSIPGDITQIVIGALIALPATKAIERINILKRYRWD encoded by the coding sequence ATGGAAAAATCAAGAACACAAAAGATGATATTAAGTGCGCTTTTTATCGCAATGATATTTGTTGCTACTAGAATTAATATTAAGTTACCTTTAGGAAATGGAGGGCTTGTGCATTTAGGAACTGCGTTTCTATTTATAATAGCTGTAAACTTTGGAACTAGATATGGGGCTATCTCTGGAGCTTTGGGAATGACTATTTTTGATGTGTTATCAGGATGGGCGGCTTGGGCACCTACTACCTTTGTAGCAAGATTAGTAATGGGATATATAGTAGGAAAGATGAATGAGAAACGTGAAAAAGGCAATATTTTAATAATGCTAGCTTCTTTCGTAATTTCAGGAGTATTTATGATAGCAATATATTATATTGGTAATGCAATTACCTTTGGAAATTGGATAGCACCGATACAATCTATTCCTGGAGATATTACTCAAATTGTTATTGGAGCTTTAATAGCATTGCCAGCAACTAAGGCTATAGAAAGAATAAATATTTTAAAGAGATATAGGTGGGATTAA
- a CDS encoding pyridoxal-phosphate-dependent aminotransferase family protein, which yields MKIMTPGPTQVRENVRVARSIVTTNPDLDLEFYNFYKETCEKAAKLLHTENKVLILGGEGILGLEAACASLTEKGDRVLVIDNGIFGEGFSEFVTMYGGEAVFFKGDRRNPIDVDALKAFLQKDSDFKYATVVHCDTPSGVLNDMSRICPLLKEYGIITVVDTVAAMFGVPLEVDAWKIDIAIGGSQKVISAPPGLTLLSVSDEAFETMEKRKEKIAAFYANILVWKNYYEDKWCPYTPPISDIIGLRAAIDNIEADEDILKRHEVIAEATREAVIKAGLSLHLESGFSNTVTVIEVPKGIESSKILKIMKETYGIMIAGCFAELAGKVIRIGHMGENCNEEDVRDTLDSLDMTLVELGFEIEVPMKITFIEAVKRLGL from the coding sequence ATGAAAATTATGACACCTGGACCTACTCAGGTTCGTGAAAATGTTAGAGTGGCAAGAAGTATTGTTACTACAAACCCAGATTTGGACTTAGAATTCTATAATTTTTATAAGGAAACTTGTGAAAAGGCAGCAAAGCTTTTACATACAGAAAACAAAGTTTTAATCCTAGGAGGCGAAGGAATCTTAGGCCTAGAAGCAGCTTGTGCATCGTTGACAGAAAAGGGCGATAGAGTATTAGTTATAGACAACGGGATATTTGGGGAAGGTTTTTCTGAGTTTGTAACTATGTACGGTGGAGAAGCTGTCTTTTTTAAAGGAGATCGCAGAAATCCAATAGATGTTGATGCTTTAAAAGCTTTTTTACAAAAAGATAGTGATTTTAAATATGCGACAGTAGTACATTGTGATACTCCATCAGGTGTATTAAATGATATGAGTAGAATTTGTCCACTACTTAAGGAATACGGAATTATAACTGTTGTTGATACAGTAGCTGCTATGTTTGGAGTTCCACTAGAAGTTGATGCTTGGAAGATAGATATAGCAATTGGTGGATCACAAAAGGTAATTTCTGCGCCACCAGGATTAACTTTATTAAGTGTCAGCGATGAAGCTTTTGAAACGATGGAAAAAAGAAAAGAAAAGATAGCAGCTTTTTATGCTAATATTTTAGTGTGGAAAAATTATTATGAAGATAAATGGTGCCCATATACACCACCTATTAGCGATATTATAGGGCTTAGAGCTGCTATTGATAATATAGAGGCTGACGAAGACATTCTAAAAAGACATGAAGTTATTGCAGAGGCTACAAGAGAAGCTGTAATTAAGGCAGGCTTATCTCTTCATTTGGAGAGTGGCTTTTCAAATACTGTTACAGTAATAGAAGTTCCAAAAGGAATAGAAAGTTCGAAAATTCTTAAAATAATGAAGGAAACGTATGGTATTATGATAGCAGGCTGTTTTGCTGAGCTTGCAGGAAAGGTAATTCGCATTGGACATATGGGAGAAAACTGCAACGAAGAGGATGTAAGAGATACTTTAGATTCATTAGATATGACTCTTGTAGAATTAGGGTTTGAGATAGAAGTTCCTATGAAGATTACTTTTATAGAAGCTGTAAAAAGATTGGGATTATAA
- a CDS encoding lecithin--cholesterol acyltransferase, whose product MKKKVCLLTLVFAIAITNLFSTIASAAGATTKRQAVLVIPGIMGSNLVDSDGDTVWVTDEWIAGSKQLYYLLNGTISCTSSGFSSETIIPKLGTNEYGAKDTYKDLVNRLKGEFQNDYDVIFAAYDWRVDNTRSAMELKKTIDNYDNVIIVAHSMGGLVTSRYLQMYGGSKVDKVITLGTPYWGAVSAAETMYTGEVSVLPDIVRGAMSGTMRDLVTNYPSMHQLLPNTYYTNKSNWLTTEKRVYEKWYDYVWPRTKDILNNTADTQQFYKDNFNSSLVTVATNFHNSLYSSTAPIKLVDNTVIVGNGVNTVTSVKLATNSILGIKSRLSVPKYTTSGDGTVPFLSATIGNGVNYIQRNGIDHTGLVKDPTTLTMVVDSIRGAIASKASVVRSAVSAQGSPIDYKLTFAGDLNFQAIKDNTVVSSIDKLPMEDQNYYNVKDAKEVKIDNIGTVGEDNAYLATFTQAGYTFKFKSNKDQKIDFAVGPNNLIFGFDNINLNEGADVYVNMTSQENISAAIDNNADGVVDSVVNPTIKDLSEDITANDLVVYSSDRNAYNKLDNSLYPQMKVKNVSNKTINLSDLELRYFFNNDGNDNNKFECDWAGLNNGTINASVKSDFVSNENGDTMLTIGFVNDGKVLMPGQEIEVQGRIHNDKWSIYNKSNDYSFSGQAYTVNSKVVLYAKDLLIFGVTP is encoded by the coding sequence ATGAAAAAGAAGGTGTGTTTGCTGACATTGGTTTTTGCAATTGCAATTACGAATTTGTTTAGCACGATAGCTTCAGCAGCAGGAGCTACAACGAAGAGACAAGCTGTTTTGGTGATTCCTGGGATAATGGGATCAAATTTAGTAGATAGTGATGGAGACACTGTATGGGTTACCGATGAGTGGATTGCTGGAAGTAAACAGTTGTACTACTTACTCAATGGAACTATTTCCTGTACAAGCTCTGGTTTTAGTTCAGAGACAATAATTCCAAAGTTAGGAACAAATGAATATGGAGCTAAAGATACATATAAGGATTTAGTCAATAGACTAAAAGGTGAATTTCAGAACGATTATGATGTAATATTTGCTGCCTATGACTGGAGAGTAGACAACACAAGAAGTGCTATGGAATTAAAGAAGACAATAGATAATTATGATAATGTAATTATTGTAGCTCATAGTATGGGCGGTCTTGTAACAAGTAGATACCTTCAAATGTATGGTGGAAGTAAAGTTGATAAGGTTATAACTTTAGGAACTCCTTACTGGGGTGCTGTAAGTGCAGCAGAAACTATGTATACTGGAGAGGTTAGTGTACTTCCGGATATAGTAAGAGGTGCTATGAGTGGTACAATGAGAGACCTTGTTACTAATTACCCAAGTATGCATCAACTACTACCAAATACATATTACACAAATAAGTCAAATTGGTTAACTACTGAAAAAAGAGTATATGAAAAGTGGTATGATTATGTTTGGCCGAGAACAAAGGATATATTAAATAATACTGCAGATACACAACAGTTTTATAAGGATAATTTTAATTCAAGCTTAGTAACAGTTGCAACGAACTTCCATAATAGTTTGTATAGTTCTACAGCACCAATTAAATTAGTTGATAATACTGTAATTGTTGGAAATGGTGTTAATACAGTGACTTCTGTTAAACTTGCCACAAATAGTATTTTAGGAATTAAGTCAAGATTATCAGTTCCAAAGTATACTACTAGTGGAGATGGTACTGTTCCATTTTTAAGTGCTACTATAGGCAATGGAGTAAATTACATTCAAAGAAATGGAATAGATCATACAGGATTAGTGAAAGATCCAACAACACTTACAATGGTAGTTGATAGTATAAGAGGTGCTATAGCTTCAAAGGCTTCTGTAGTGAGAAGCGCAGTAAGTGCTCAAGGTAGCCCTATTGATTATAAGCTTACTTTTGCTGGAGATTTAAATTTCCAAGCTATAAAAGATAATACAGTTGTATCAAGTATAGATAAGCTTCCAATGGAGGATCAAAATTATTACAATGTAAAAGATGCAAAGGAAGTTAAAATTGATAATATCGGTACCGTTGGAGAAGATAATGCATATTTAGCGACTTTCACTCAAGCTGGTTATACCTTTAAGTTTAAATCAAATAAAGATCAAAAAATCGATTTTGCAGTTGGTCCTAATAACTTAATATTTGGCTTCGATAACATAAATTTAAACGAAGGTGCAGATGTTTACGTAAATATGACTTCGCAAGAGAATATCAGTGCAGCTATTGATAATAATGCAGATGGTGTTGTAGATTCAGTTGTAAATCCTACCATTAAAGATCTTAGCGAAGATATAACTGCCAATGATTTAGTTGTTTATTCAAGTGATAGGAATGCTTATAATAAGTTGGATAATTCTTTATATCCTCAAATGAAGGTTAAGAATGTTTCGAATAAGACTATCAATCTTTCTGATTTAGAACTTAGATATTTCTTTAATAATGATGGAAATGATAATAATAAATTTGAATGTGACTGGGCAGGTTTAAACAATGGTACTATAAATGCTTCTGTGAAATCAGATTTTGTTAGCAATGAAAATGGTGATACAATGCTTACGATAGGTTTTGTAAATGACGGAAAAGTGCTTATGCCAGGACAAGAAATAGAAGTTCAAGGAAGAATACATAATGATAAATGGAGTATTTATAACAAATCTAATGATTATTCATTTAGTGGACAAGCATATACAGTTAATAGCAAGGTGGTATTATATGCTAAGGATTTGTTAATTTTCGGAGTTACTCCATAA
- a CDS encoding methyl-accepting chemotaxis protein has product MAAEVIQDKQTGIGERGSRGFLNSLKGRLILTYIAIALIPIVLVATMTYINTQKTITEKVGNLSYQSTFQTKINVDSFLAEVENAASLMFAHNDISVYNPSDKSVDEYQKLQSEKNITEYLTSISLLKNFTDFAIVYDNNKIVGKISESTQNVYKVDTIFSELKSKLGDNKTKSSWYSANKGDFSRLYYIKRINDNAVMLTSFYTNELSEIFDSNDETNGMEIELIDEKNNIIYSKTSEEIGRPIDSNILEKINSEGIKVFRSNGKLVTYEDFGPEWKIISTIPTAYILKEVDNIAIFTMVLTLICILAASIFGFVSANSISKPIDKLVKTMKKVENGDLTVIAQYERNDELGTLRDSFNVMTSNIRNLIENTRAVAIIVAEESGSIHENAKQAENIASNVTLAMSEIAEGSMNQLSELQETFNTMAKLADSINDIIKAVSQVTIISQEAKNKGDESLVTIKELSAKNELTNITMNEINNTMGSLSDSIKEIEVVIRLIKSISEQTNLLSLNASIEAARAGEAGKGFAVVADEVKKLAEESSKSTESIYEVIGNVYKKANETINLINSSKKIFKEQAEAVEFANNSVVNIVEDTEIITAQVEKIERLMNEINNLKDKTLASTNSILSITENSSANTEEVLAATEEQSSTATNLSERSDKLDGAVSGLKETINRFKI; this is encoded by the coding sequence ATGGCAGCTGAAGTTATTCAGGATAAGCAAACAGGTATTGGAGAGAGAGGAAGTAGAGGATTTTTAAACTCCTTAAAAGGAAGGTTAATACTCACCTATATTGCTATAGCATTAATTCCAATAGTGCTAGTGGCAACTATGACTTACATCAATACTCAAAAAACTATAACAGAAAAGGTAGGGAATTTATCTTATCAATCTACATTTCAAACAAAAATTAATGTTGATAGCTTTTTGGCAGAAGTTGAAAATGCAGCATCATTAATGTTTGCTCATAATGATATATCGGTTTATAATCCATCAGATAAGTCTGTAGACGAATATCAAAAGCTTCAGAGTGAGAAAAACATTACAGAATATCTTACGTCTATAAGTCTCCTTAAGAATTTTACTGATTTTGCTATTGTCTATGATAATAATAAAATTGTAGGTAAAATATCAGAAAGTACCCAAAATGTATATAAAGTAGATACAATTTTTTCAGAACTGAAAAGTAAATTAGGTGATAATAAAACTAAGTCTAGTTGGTATTCTGCTAATAAAGGTGATTTCAGTAGATTATATTATATTAAAAGAATAAATGACAATGCTGTTATGCTTACATCTTTTTATACAAATGAGTTAAGTGAAATTTTTGATAGCAATGATGAAACTAATGGTATGGAAATTGAATTAATCGACGAAAAAAATAATATTATTTATTCTAAGACATCAGAAGAAATAGGTAGACCTATAGATTCAAATATATTAGAGAAAATTAATAGTGAAGGTATAAAGGTTTTTAGAAGTAATGGTAAACTAGTTACTTACGAGGATTTTGGTCCAGAGTGGAAGATTATTAGCACAATTCCAACTGCATATATCTTAAAAGAAGTAGATAATATAGCTATATTTACCATGGTATTAACATTAATATGTATATTAGCAGCTAGTATTTTTGGTTTTGTATCAGCAAATTCTATATCAAAACCAATCGATAAGCTTGTTAAAACCATGAAGAAGGTTGAAAATGGAGATTTAACTGTTATAGCACAATATGAGAGAAATGATGAACTAGGTACTTTAAGAGATAGTTTTAATGTAATGACTAGCAATATAAGAAATCTAATAGAGAATACAAGGGCTGTTGCTATAATAGTTGCAGAAGAATCAGGGTCGATTCATGAAAATGCAAAACAAGCAGAGAACATTGCAAGTAACGTTACTTTGGCCATGTCAGAGATTGCAGAAGGTTCTATGAATCAGTTAAGTGAATTACAAGAAACCTTTAATACTATGGCAAAGCTTGCTGATAGTATAAATGATATTATTAAGGCCGTTTCTCAGGTTACAATTATTTCTCAAGAAGCTAAAAATAAGGGTGATGAATCATTAGTTACAATTAAAGAATTGAGTGCAAAAAATGAATTGACAAATATAACTATGAATGAGATAAACAATACAATGGGATCACTTAGTGACAGTATAAAGGAAATAGAAGTGGTAATTAGACTAATTAAATCAATAAGTGAGCAAACAAACCTATTATCTCTTAATGCAAGTATAGAAGCTGCAAGAGCTGGGGAAGCAGGAAAAGGATTTGCTGTAGTTGCTGATGAAGTTAAGAAGTTAGCAGAAGAATCTAGCAAATCAACAGAAAGTATTTATGAAGTTATCGGTAATGTATATAAGAAGGCTAATGAGACAATTAACTTGATAAATAGCTCTAAAAAAATATTTAAAGAACAAGCAGAAGCTGTGGAATTTGCAAATAACTCAGTAGTGAACATTGTTGAAGACACAGAAATAATAACTGCTCAAGTTGAAAAAATAGAAAGATTAATGAATGAAATAAATAATTTAAAAGATAAAACCTTAGCATCAACCAATAGTATTTTAAGTATTACAGAGAATTCTTCAGCTAACACTGAGGAGGTATTAGCTGCAACAGAAGAGCAAAGTTCCACTGCAACAAATCTATCTGAGCGTTCAGATAAATTAGATGGTGCGGTAAGCGGATTAAAAGAGACTATTAACAGGTTTAAAATATAA
- a CDS encoding ABC transporter substrate-binding protein, whose protein sequence is MYKKLMTLIVIFVFVFSFSGCGNEKVNSTKQQETVTIKFSWWGTDTRHEATMSAVKKFQEKYPNIKVKMEFGEWTGFQKKMAVYIAGNTEPDVMQINYDWLQLYSKDGAGFYDLNKVSDIFNLQNFNEKILSYGSKNNIVNGVPLASNVKGLYYNKTTFDKFGVPIPKTWDDLFKAAEKFGEGYYPLELDSRGGWNLAATYVQQKTGKDFIKVDGTIGFSERDIKDLLTFYKSLLDKKVIPNLQGKKISNFDEGKYAGTYQWISNSEKYAKKLKDKNQELIAGDLPVIDDAVNSGWYVKPSSLFAISKNTEHPKEAAMLLEYLVNDTEGIVAMGTDRGLSVSNAAKEYLNTLDKTVQFDATEKLNAIKPVLMNPYFENTLIQNICEASIEEITYDKSTIDECAKNTYAKLVTTLSVVAK, encoded by the coding sequence ATGTATAAAAAATTAATGACATTGATAGTGATATTTGTTTTTGTATTTAGTTTTAGTGGATGTGGAAATGAAAAAGTAAATTCAACTAAACAACAAGAAACAGTTACTATAAAATTTTCGTGGTGGGGAACTGATACTAGACATGAAGCAACTATGAGTGCAGTAAAGAAGTTTCAAGAGAAATACCCAAATATTAAGGTGAAGATGGAATTTGGTGAATGGACAGGTTTTCAAAAAAAGATGGCTGTATATATTGCGGGAAATACGGAACCTGATGTTATGCAAATAAATTATGATTGGCTTCAATTGTATTCAAAGGATGGAGCTGGTTTTTATGATTTAAATAAGGTATCAGATATATTCAATTTACAAAACTTTAATGAAAAAATATTATCTTATGGAAGTAAAAATAATATAGTAAATGGGGTACCATTAGCAAGTAATGTAAAAGGTTTGTATTATAATAAAACCACTTTTGATAAATTCGGTGTTCCAATTCCAAAAACTTGGGATGATCTTTTTAAAGCTGCAGAAAAGTTTGGTGAAGGCTATTATCCTTTAGAATTAGATTCCAGAGGAGGATGGAATTTGGCTGCAACTTATGTTCAACAGAAGACGGGAAAAGATTTCATAAAAGTAGATGGAACAATTGGCTTTTCAGAGCGAGATATAAAAGATCTTCTTACTTTTTATAAATCCTTGCTTGATAAAAAAGTTATACCGAATTTACAAGGAAAGAAAATTAGCAATTTTGATGAAGGAAAATATGCAGGAACTTATCAATGGATTAGTAACTCAGAAAAGTATGCAAAAAAATTAAAAGATAAAAACCAAGAGTTGATTGCTGGAGATTTACCAGTAATAGATGATGCAGTTAATTCTGGCTGGTACGTAAAACCTTCAAGTCTATTTGCAATAAGCAAGAACACAGAGCATCCAAAGGAAGCAGCAATGCTATTGGAGTATTTAGTAAATGACACTGAGGGCATAGTAGCAATGGGTACAGATAGAGGATTATCAGTAAGTAATGCAGCTAAAGAATATCTTAATACTTTGGATAAGACAGTTCAGTTTGATGCCACAGAAAAATTGAACGCGATTAAGCCTGTATTAATGAATCCATATTTTGAGAATACCCTTATACAAAATATTTGTGAGGCTTCTATTGAAGAAATAACTTATGATAAGTCAACAATAGATGAATGTGCCAAGAATACATATGCAAAACTCGTAACTACCTTATCGGTGGTAGCAAAATAA
- a CDS encoding bacteriocin codes for MDNFSPLTETQLNEINGGWSLKKALKKAVSGLGKIIKIIIDLPKPPSPGPTNPGPTF; via the coding sequence ATGGATAATTTTTCACCATTAACTGAAACTCAATTAAACGAAATAAACGGCGGTTGGAGCTTAAAAAAAGCTCTAAAAAAAGCTGTAAGTGGTTTAGGAAAAATAATTAAGATTATTATAGATTTACCAAAGCCACCATCTCCTGGTCCAACAAATCCTGGACCTACATTCTAA
- a CDS encoding Blp family class II bacteriocin, whose translation MENFVSLTEVELHEIEGGRWSWKKIAKVAFAVIKTATTIASGGAVIPAVIKGAITIIPEL comes from the coding sequence ATGGAAAACTTTGTTTCATTAACAGAAGTTGAATTACATGAAATCGAAGGTGGAAGATGGAGTTGGAAAAAAATCGCTAAGGTTGCTTTTGCAGTAATTAAAACAGCAACAACTATAGCATCTGGTGGTGCTGTAATACCTGCTGTAATAAAAGGAGCTATTACGATAATTCCAGAACTTTAA